The Callithrix jacchus isolate 240 chromosome X, calJac240_pri, whole genome shotgun sequence genome contains a region encoding:
- the GRIPAP1 gene encoding GRIP1-associated protein 1 isoform X6: MAQALSEEEFQRMQAQLLELRTNNYQLSDELRKNGVVPCHWLRLRFPAFPTPELASLRQKVAYLDKEFSKAQKALSKSKKAQLCSQMEQLERENQQLKEGAAGAGVAQAGPIVDGELLRLQAENTALQKNVAALQERYGKEAGKSSAVSEGQGDSPGGPAPTILAPMPLAEVELKWEMEKEEKRLLWEQLQGLESSKQAETSRLQEELAKLSEKLKKKQESFCRLQTEKETLFNDSRNKIEELQQRKEADLKAQLARTQKLQQELEAANQSLAELRDQRQGERLEHAAALRALQDQVSIQSADAQEQVEGLLAENNALRTSLAALEQIQTAKTQELNMLREQTTGMAAELQQRQAEYEDLMGQKDDLNSQLQESLRANSRLLEQLQEIGQEKEQLTQELQEARKSAEKRKAMLDELAMETLQEKSQHKEELGAVRLRHEKEVLGVRARYERELRELHEDKKRQEEELRGQIREEKARTRELETLQQTVEELQAQVHSMDGAKGWFERRLKEAEESLQQQQQEQEEALKQCREQHAAELKGKEEELQDVRDQLQQAQEERDCHLKTISSLKQEVKDTVDGQRILEKKGSAALKDLKRQLHLERKRADKLQERLQDILTNSKSRSGLEELVLSEMNSPSRTQTGDSSSISSFSYREILREKESSAVPARSLSSSPQAQPPRPAELSDEEVAELFQRLAETQQEKWMLEEKVKHLEVSSASMAEDLCRKSAIIETYVMDSRIDVSVAAGHTDRSGLGSVLRDLVKPGDENLREMNKKLQNMLEEQLTKNMHLHKDMEVLSQEIVRLSKECVGSPDPDLEPGETS; encoded by the exons aTGGCGCAAGCTCTGTCTGAGGAGGAGTTTCAGCGGATGCAG GCTCAGCTCCTAGAACTCCGGACAAACAACTACCAGCTTTCAGATGAACTACGCAAGAATGGTGTTG TTCCTTGCCACTGGCTGAGGCTGAGATTCCCTGCTTTCCCGACACCAGAACTTGCCAGTCTTCGACAGAAGGTCGCCTACTTGGATAAGGAGTTCAGCAAAGCTCAGAAG GCACTGAGCAAGAGCAAGAAAGCTCAG CTCTGCAGCCAGATGGAACAGCTGGAGCGAGAGAACCAGCAACTGAAGGAGGGGGCTGCAGGAGCAGGGGTTGCCCAAGCTGGGCCCATCGTGGACGGGGAGCTGCTGAGGCTACAGGCTGAAAACACAGCCTTGCAGAAGAATGTGGCAG CCCTGCAGGAACGCTATGGGAAAGAAGCCGGGAAGTCCTCAGCTGTCAGTGAGGGCCAGGGGGACTCCCCAGGGGGCCCTGCCCCCACCATCCTGGCCCCCATGCCACTGGCAGAGGTGGAGCTGAAATGGGAaatggagaaagaggagaagagatTGCTCTGGGAGCAGCTGCAAGGCTTAGAG AGCTCAAAGCAGGCCGAAACATCCAGGCTGCAGGAAGAACTTGCTAAG CTCTCggagaaactgaaaaagaaacaagaaag TTTTTGCCGTCTGCAGACAGAAAAGGAGACGCTATTTAATGACAGCAG GAACAAGATTGAGGAATTACAACAACGGAAAGAAGCTGATCTCAAAGCTCAGTTGGCTCGAACTCAGAAGCTGCAGCAGGAACTTGAAGCTGCCAATCAG AGCTTGGCAGAGCTGAGAGATCAGCGGCAGGGGGAGCGCCTGGAACATGCGGCAGCTTTGCGGGCCTTACAAGATCAG GTATCCATCCAGAGTGCAGATGCACAGGAACAAGTGGAAGGGCTTTTGGCCGAGAACAATGCCTTGAGGACTAGCCTGGCTGCCCTGGAGCAG ATCCAAACAGCAAAGACCCAAGAACTGAATATGCTCCGGGAACAGACCACTGGGATGGCAGCTGAGTTGCAGCAGCGGCAGGCTGAGTACGAGGACCTTATGGGACAGAAAGATGACCTTAACTCCCAGCTCCAG GAGTCATTACGGGCCAATAGTCGGCTGCTGGAACAACTTCAAGAAATAGGGCAGGAGAAGGAGCAGTTGACCCAAGAACTACAGGAGGCTCGGAAG AGTGCTGAGAAGCGGAAGGCCATGCTGGATGAGCTGGCAATGGAGACGCTGCAAGAGAAGTCCCAGcacaaggaagagctgggagCAGTCCGTCTACGGCATGAGAAGGAGGTACTGGGAGTGCGTGCCCGCTATGAACGTGAGCTCCGAGAGCTGCATGAAGACAAGAAGCGTCAGGAGGAGGAACTCCGTGGGCAGATCCGGGAGGAgaag GCCCGGACACGGGAGCTAGAGACTCTCCAGCAGACAGTGGAAGAACTTCAAGCTCAGGTACACTCCATGGATGGAGCCAAGGGCTGGTTTGAACGGCGCCTGAAGGAAGCCGAG GAAtccctgcagcagcagcagcaggaacaaGAGGAAGCCCTCAAGCAGTGTCGGGAGCAGCATGCTGCCGAGCTGAAG GGCAAGGAGGAGGAACTACAGGATGTTCGGGATCAGCTCCAGCAGGCCCAGGAGGAGCGGGACTGCCACCTGAAGACCATTAGCAGCCTGAAGCAG GAGGTGAAGGACACAGTGGATGGGCAGAGGATCCTGGAGAAGAAGGGCAGTGCTGCG CTCAAGGACCTCAAGCGGCAGCTGCATCTGGAGCGGAAACGGGCAGACAAGCTGCAGGAGCGGCTGCAGGACATCCTCACTAACAGCAAGAGCCGCTCAG GCCTTGAGGAGCTGGTTCTCTCAGAGATGAACTCACCAAGCCGGACTCAGACAGGGGACAGCAGTAGCATCTCCTCCTTCAGCTACCGGGAGATCTTGCGAGAAAAGGAGAGCTCAGCTGTTCCAGCCAGG TCCTTATCCAGCAGCCCTCAGGCCCAGCCCCCTCGGCCAGCAGAGCTGTCAGATGAGGAAGTGGCTGAGCTCTTTCAGCGGCTGGCAGAGACACAGCAGGAGAAATGGATGCTGGAAGAGAAG GTGAAGCACCTAGAGGTGAGCAGTGCCTCCATGGCAGAGGACCTCTGCCGGAAGAGTGCCATCATCGAGACCTACGTCATGGACAGCCGGATCG ATGTGTCTGTGGCAGCAGGCCACACAGACCGAAGCGGGCTGGGCAGCGTCCTGAGAGACCTTGTGAAGCCAGGCGACGAGAACCTTCGGGAGATGAACAAGAAGCTGCAGAACATGCTGGAGGAACAGCTCACCAAGAATATGCACTTGCACAAG GACATGGAAGTTCTGTCCCAGGAAATTGTGCGGCTCAGCAAGGAGTGCGTGGGGTCTCCTGACCCAGACCTAGAGCCAGGAGAAACCAGCTAA